A stretch of Linepithema humile isolate Giens D197 chromosome 3, Lhum_UNIL_v1.0, whole genome shotgun sequence DNA encodes these proteins:
- the LOC136998887 gene encoding uncharacterized protein, producing MKSLAQALDILQSESGMYMGYLLLVLKTLQEKLEKLNKNGFTNCQSLITAIQQGLNKRFFTIFEKKELIIASCLHPKFKLNWINGEERKLAKNYLEDLLGIRSNESSQNLDENLDDHDDFLAFNQQTKEVESAQEELHRFLKSNNCNISMLNDYTAIKKLFIKYNTALPSSAFVERMFNVSGSVITPQRGHRHDDIIEYQILLKINKHFY from the exons ATGAAATCTTTGGCACAAGCCTTAGATATATTACAAAGTGAGTCAGGGATGTATATGGGATACTTATTACTAGTCTTAAAAactttacaagaaaaattagaaaaactcAACAAAAATGGATTTACTAATTGCCAGTCACTAATTACAGCTATTCAACAAGGTTTAAacaaaag atttttcacaatatttgaaaaaaaagagctaaTCATCGCAAGTTGTTTGCACCCAAAATTCAAGTTGAACTGGATAAATGGAGAAGAAAGGAAActtgctaaaaattatttagaagacTTATTAGGAATCCGTTCTAATGAAAGTTCCCAAAATCTTGATGAAAACCTCGACGATCACGATGACTTTCTTGCTTTTAACCAGCAAACAAAAGAAGTCGAGTCTGCACAAGAAGAATTGCATCGAttcttaaaatcaaataattgcaatatcagTATGTTAAATGATTATACcgcaattaaaaaactttttattaaatacaacaCGGCACTTCCGAGTAGTGCATTTGTTGAACGAATGTTTAACGTCAGTGGTTCTGTAATAACGCCACAAAGAGGACATCGTCACGATGACATAATAGAAtatcaaattcttttaaaaattaataaacatttttattaa
- the LOC105668615 gene encoding LOW QUALITY PROTEIN: piggyBac transposable element-derived protein 4 (The sequence of the model RefSeq protein was modified relative to this genomic sequence to represent the inferred CDS: inserted 1 base in 1 codon) → MGENEAWSSGESEPEVRDSETEEIGDIDLGDDYGGNQIFEDAYFYPSIKDFEGSSEMNPNISTSGNRPIDYFNYFCDSSLLERIIEKTNRYQTQNHQVQTSHIKAWCPLTTNDFENFLGLSILMGHITYKVIVLQFSAALIPGKNLCIDESLLLWKGRLRFKQYISLKRNRFGIKLFELVDCETXFILGFIVYTGADIDYQKFGLGVTGDIVAHFLQPYFYKGHVVYVDNWYTSPILAEFLHDRDTGMCGTVKANRKGMPKLENKLVRGKVQVAHNDVWMAMKWQDKRSVHMLTNVHELEFCATGKRDHRTNEDIMKPTCIHKYNQNMGGVDNVDRQLSITETVKKSIKWYRKLFFDFIDLCLSNAHALYKLRNEGHTLFPSFRLEVVRSLLKLDSTESIFRNDSLPTRLVGRHFPRHGTSRRCHLCSLRKITRRTMYICPSCETPLCAAPCFEEYHTQATLP, encoded by the exons ATGGGTGAAAATGAAGCTTGGAGTAGTGGCGAGTCCGAACCAGAGGTACGAGACTCAGAGACTGAAGAAATTGGTGATATTGATTTGGGAGACGATTATGGCggaaatcaaatttttgagGACGCATATTTTTACCCATCTATCAAAGATTTCGAAGGCAGCTCCGAAATGAATCCGAATATCTCTACATCGGGGAATAGGCCAAttgattatttcaattatttttgtgattcTTCTCTGCTTGAAAGGATTATAGAGAAGACGAATCGTTATCAAACTCAAAATCATCAAGTTCAAACTTCCCATATAAAAGCTTGGTGTCCTCTCACAACAAatgactttgaaaattttctcgGTCTTTCGATTCTAATGGGCCAT ATCACCTACAAAGTAATAGTTTTACAATTCTCGGCAGCTCTTATTCCAGGCAAAAATCTGTGCATAGATGAAAGTCTGTTATTATGGAAAGGTAGGCTTCGATTCAAGCAATATATTTCCTTGAAGAGAAATCGTTTTGGCATCAAGCTTTTTGAGTTAGTAGACTGCGAGA GATTCATATTGGGCTTTATTGTTTACACTGGTGCAGATATTGATTATCAAAAGTTTGGTTTGGGTGTTACTGGCGATATTGTCGCTCACTTCTTACAaccttatttttataaggGTCATGTTGTGTATGTAGACAATTGGTATACATCTCCTATTTTGGCAGAATTTTTGCATGATCGTGACACAGGAATGTGTGGCACGGTAAAAGCAAATAGAAAGGGAATGCCAAAGCTAGAAAACAAATTAGTGCGAGGGAAAGTACAAGTCGCTCATAATGATGTGTGGATGGCAATGAAGTGGCAAGATAAACGTAGTGTTCACATGCTTACAAATGTGCACGAACTTGAATTCTGTGCAACTGGAAAAAGGGATCATCGAACAAATGAAGACATTATGAAGCCAACGTGTATCCACAAATACAATCAAAATATGGGCGGTGTAGATAATGTAGATAGACAATTATCTATAACAGAAAcagtaaaaaaatcaataaagtGGTATCGCAAGCTATTTTTTGACTTTATTGATCTATGTCTGTCTAATGCTCatgctttatataaattgagaaATGAAGGACATACACTATTTCCTTCATTTCGATTAGAGGTTGTTAGATCATTATTGAAACTTGATTCTACTGAAAGCATCTTTCGCAACGATAGTCTTCCTACTCGATTAGTTGGTCGTCATTTCCCGAGGCATGGTACAAGTCGAAGGTGTCACTTGTGCTCTTTGCGTAAGATTACACGTCGAACGATGTACATATGCCCCAGTTGTGAGACTCCTCTATGCGCAGCACCATGCTTTGAAGAGTACCACACACAAGCGACATTACCATGA